The following proteins are co-located in the Flectobacillus major DSM 103 genome:
- a CDS encoding TonB-dependent receptor, whose amino-acid sequence MKHFSKKLTLIVALGLISLTNFAQNFFYIQVKDSLSHEPLEGVSIIKKDTKIGQKTDTKGLVKFTNLGNPNTVFVISSVGYQTQTVSITQTHNTLESPLVVWLNTEIETMEEVTISSTRTNSRIEDLPLKVEVLGIDDMMEENTIKPSSISSILGDLSVIHIQQTSATNGNSTVRMQGLDGKYTQILKDGLPLYEGYSGSFGILQIPPLDLKQVEIVKGSVSTLYGGGAIAGMINLISKQPTDQQDLSFTLNRTTLKESNINGYYAQKWGKFGSTIFSGITQQNAVDVNKDGLSDVPDIKNLTFHTKLFYDFSEKTKANIGFAYLTEKRLGGDMQVIYQSPDNSHQYYEKNISERITTDMHFSHAFSANHQLSAKGTVSTFNRSLQQSTYGFEGRQIASFFEASDFIKTAKSNFVYGINFTAEDFKKKQPDSTFLQNYQYITTGSFVQEGYNFTDKLMVEIGFRSDFHNKFGNFFLPRLAFFYKPQNNLSIRMSGGLGYKTPNVFTQQTISGSLRYLLPIDASLKPESSIGINFDLNYHFVIAEKINVQLNQAFYYTRISNPILTNTLPNNHISLINKNYDINSIGTDTYIRFEVDAIELYLGYNHTIAKRVGTGTNVYLPFSPQDKFSSTLAYEITDKWRFGIENSFVANQYINENQPVNNYWFWAGMIERKLGKISIVLNAENIFDFRQSKSEALFLGNITQPTFQPLWGPIDGRVINLAMKIKI is encoded by the coding sequence ATGAAGCATTTCAGCAAGAAACTTACCTTAATCGTAGCATTGGGCCTTATCAGCTTGACCAACTTTGCACAGAACTTTTTTTATATTCAAGTAAAAGACAGCCTAAGTCATGAGCCATTAGAAGGCGTTTCGATTATAAAAAAAGATACCAAAATTGGGCAAAAAACAGACACAAAAGGATTGGTAAAGTTTACGAATCTCGGCAATCCCAATACTGTATTTGTTATATCGTCGGTAGGTTATCAAACCCAAACCGTTAGTATAACACAAACACACAACACACTCGAATCGCCCTTGGTAGTTTGGCTCAATACCGAAATCGAAACCATGGAGGAGGTTACGATTAGCTCAACCAGAACCAATTCTAGAATTGAAGATTTGCCTCTTAAAGTAGAAGTACTTGGAATCGACGATATGATGGAAGAAAACACGATAAAACCAAGCAGTATTAGTAGTATTCTTGGCGATTTATCGGTGATTCATATACAACAAACTTCGGCTACCAATGGCAACAGTACTGTAAGAATGCAAGGTTTGGATGGCAAATACACCCAAATTCTAAAAGATGGCTTACCTTTATACGAAGGCTATTCGGGGAGTTTCGGTATTTTGCAAATACCTCCTTTAGACCTAAAACAAGTGGAGATTGTAAAAGGGTCGGTATCGACTCTCTATGGTGGCGGAGCCATTGCAGGAATGATAAACCTTATTTCAAAACAACCAACCGACCAACAAGACTTATCTTTTACCCTGAACCGCACTACGCTCAAAGAATCGAATATTAATGGGTATTACGCTCAAAAATGGGGAAAATTCGGTAGTACTATTTTTTCGGGTATAACCCAACAAAATGCCGTAGATGTCAATAAAGATGGGCTGTCGGACGTACCCGACATCAAAAATCTTACTTTTCATACCAAACTTTTCTACGATTTTTCGGAAAAAACAAAAGCTAATATAGGTTTTGCTTATTTAACCGAAAAAAGATTGGGAGGCGATATGCAGGTAATATACCAAAGCCCAGACAATAGCCATCAATATTACGAAAAGAATATCTCTGAGCGTATTACTACCGATATGCACTTTTCTCATGCTTTTTCAGCTAATCATCAGCTTAGTGCCAAAGGAACAGTCAGTACCTTTAATCGTAGCTTACAACAAAGTACTTATGGTTTTGAAGGTCGTCAGATTGCCAGCTTTTTTGAAGCTTCAGATTTTATTAAAACGGCAAAAAGCAACTTTGTTTATGGCATAAACTTCACTGCTGAAGATTTCAAAAAGAAACAGCCTGATAGCACTTTCCTACAAAACTACCAGTACATTACCACAGGTAGTTTTGTACAAGAAGGCTATAATTTCACAGATAAGTTGATGGTAGAAATAGGCTTTAGAAGCGATTTTCATAACAAATTCGGTAATTTCTTTTTACCACGATTAGCATTTTTCTATAAGCCTCAAAACAACCTTTCGATACGAATGAGCGGTGGCTTGGGCTACAAAACGCCCAATGTATTTACCCAGCAGACTATCTCGGGAAGTTTACGCTACCTCCTCCCTATCGATGCCTCGCTCAAACCCGAATCATCAATAGGTATCAATTTTGATTTGAACTACCATTTTGTAATTGCCGAAAAAATCAATGTACAATTAAATCAAGCTTTTTATTATACCCGCATCAGCAATCCAATATTGACCAATACTTTGCCAAACAACCATATTAGTTTAATCAATAAAAACTACGACATCAATTCAATTGGAACAGACACCTATATTAGATTTGAAGTCGATGCCATTGAACTTTATCTAGGCTATAATCATACCATTGCCAAGCGTGTCGGTACAGGTACGAATGTATATTTGCCTTTTAGCCCACAAGATAAATTTTCGAGTACCCTTGCCTATGAAATTACAGACAAATGGCGTTTTGGTATCGAAAATAGTTTTGTAGCCAACCAATATATCAACGAAAATCAGCCTGTCAACAACTATTGGTTTTGGGCAGGTATGATAGAACGAAAACTTGGCAAAATCAGCATTGTGCTAAATGCCGAAAATATCTTCGATTTTAGACAGTCCAAATCTGAAGCTTTATTTTTAGGAAATATTACCCAACCTACCTTTCAGCCACTTTGGGGGCCAATCGATGGGCGAGTTATTAATCTAGCTATGAAAATCAAAATTTAG
- a CDS encoding alpha/beta hydrolase family protein, translating into MFQKPTKSRSLILLLLVNLIIWSCSKNDIDPVVENQYLVSTSVIGEYSTTQVAQRVDNSDFGQGNALITSLVKGLVKYPIKVYKVVYNTKGVDGKTLQASGVVIVPTTTESLPLISQQHGTLSNKADAPSLYSTGASETYLLASLVASNGFILSCPDYIGYGTTQNLDHPYEHRETLAQSSLDLIRAAKELLNQEKVSWSKKVMITGYSEGGYATMALQKKMEEQFPNEFNLVASSCGAGAYNKTAFMKYIINETTHGVASYNSLYIWVTTAYNSIYGINRPMTYYFNAPYAAEVQAKGPFANIPVSINLAYSDTFRKGVNEGTDTAFINAVKDNDIFDWKPKTPTQLYHGTADQHVFYFNSETAFNAMKAKGGDVTLISLPNKDHFTAIQDYLLGTLTFFGGKK; encoded by the coding sequence ATGTTTCAAAAACCTACAAAATCACGTTCGCTCATCCTTTTGCTATTAGTAAATCTAATCATTTGGAGTTGTAGCAAAAATGACATTGACCCTGTTGTCGAAAATCAATATTTAGTTAGCACTTCTGTTATTGGCGAGTACTCAACCACCCAAGTAGCCCAACGGGTTGACAATAGCGATTTTGGCCAAGGTAATGCCCTGATAACATCCCTTGTAAAAGGCTTGGTAAAATACCCTATAAAGGTGTACAAAGTGGTGTATAATACCAAAGGTGTAGATGGTAAAACACTTCAGGCTTCGGGCGTAGTAATAGTACCTACCACTACCGAAAGTCTGCCATTGATTAGCCAACAACACGGTACACTCAGCAACAAAGCCGATGCCCCATCGCTTTATAGCACTGGAGCTTCCGAAACCTACTTATTGGCCTCGTTGGTAGCCTCAAACGGCTTTATTCTTTCTTGTCCTGATTATATTGGCTACGGAACAACCCAAAATCTCGACCACCCCTACGAACACCGTGAAACCCTAGCTCAGTCTAGTCTTGATTTGATTAGGGCAGCCAAAGAATTACTAAACCAAGAAAAGGTAAGTTGGAGCAAGAAAGTAATGATTACGGGCTATTCGGAAGGAGGCTATGCCACTATGGCCTTGCAGAAAAAAATGGAAGAGCAGTTTCCTAATGAATTTAATTTGGTAGCATCGTCGTGTGGTGCAGGGGCTTATAACAAAACAGCCTTCATGAAATATATCATTAACGAAACTACGCATGGAGTAGCCTCTTACAACTCGCTTTATATTTGGGTAACCACGGCCTACAATAGTATTTACGGTATTAATCGCCCAATGACCTACTATTTCAATGCTCCGTATGCTGCCGAAGTACAAGCCAAAGGCCCTTTTGCCAATATTCCTGTTAGCATTAATTTAGCCTATAGCGATACTTTCAGAAAAGGGGTCAACGAAGGCACTGATACAGCCTTTATTAATGCTGTAAAAGACAATGATATATTCGACTGGAAACCCAAAACTCCTACCCAACTATATCATGGAACAGCCGACCAACACGTTTTCTATTTCAATTCAGAAACAGCCTTTAATGCTATGAAAGCCAAAGGTGGCGATGTTACTTTGATTAGCTTACCCAACAAAGACCATTTTACCGCTATCCAAGATTATTTGTTGGGTACGTTAACTTTCTTTGGAGGCAAAAAATAA
- a CDS encoding SDR family NAD(P)-dependent oxidoreductase, which produces MNNKPFDNLVAIVTGAGVGIGYEVSKQLALRGAKVILNDIDEQVVSIAVQNIRAANGICEYVVGDSADITTINKLVDKAIDTYGSIDLLVANSGITTFGDFLSYQPESLRRLLDINLFGTFFLVQAVAKKMIEHQHGGSIVLTSSVTGHQAHPFLAAYGMTKAALEQLAKNLVVDLSPFQININTVAPGATLTERTLTDQDYQTTWSRITPLGKPATVSDIAEAMLFLLSPQANHITGQSLVVDGGWTSIGVSPY; this is translated from the coding sequence ATGAATAATAAACCTTTTGATAACCTTGTAGCGATTGTTACAGGAGCGGGTGTTGGTATTGGCTATGAGGTAAGTAAACAACTGGCACTACGAGGTGCCAAAGTTATTTTGAATGACATCGACGAGCAAGTTGTAAGTATTGCAGTACAAAATATCCGAGCTGCCAATGGTATTTGCGAGTATGTGGTAGGCGATAGTGCCGACATTACCACTATCAACAAGCTAGTCGATAAGGCTATTGATACTTATGGCAGCATAGACTTACTCGTCGCCAATTCGGGTATTACTACTTTTGGCGATTTTCTTTCCTATCAGCCCGAATCTTTACGGAGGCTATTAGACATTAATCTATTTGGAACATTCTTTTTGGTACAAGCTGTTGCCAAAAAGATGATCGAACACCAACACGGAGGCAGTATTGTACTTACTTCGTCGGTAACAGGTCATCAGGCTCATCCTTTTTTGGCAGCTTATGGTATGACCAAAGCGGCACTCGAACAACTCGCCAAAAACTTGGTGGTAGACCTCTCGCCTTTCCAAATTAATATCAATACTGTTGCTCCTGGAGCAACCCTTACCGAGCGAACCCTCACCGACCAAGACTATCAAACAACATGGTCACGTATTACACCTTTGGGTAAGCCTGCTACAGTAAGCGATATTGCCGAGGCTATGCTATTTTTATTGTCGCCTCAAGCCAATCATATTACAGGACAAAGCTTGGTTGTAGATGGAGGCTGGACATCGATTGGTGTTTCGCCTTATTAG
- a CDS encoding transglutaminase domain-containing protein yields the protein MKLIAGAEFTYQIKEPTPVVTMLRPRSMEGQFIQEDRLIISPSTHVTEYFDCFGNLCQRMLLPVGEVHIKTEVVAEVEHSIDSNISAEYVLIENLPSDTLQYLFPSRYCQSDSYEIGQLAISITKNIWSGYQQIMAIREWIHQNIEYQYGVTYSTTTALDILQTKVGVCRDFTHLAISLCRSINIPSRMVVGYVKDLKFMDLHAWFEVFLGGKWYTFDAVQERTTGGRIVIAYGRDATDVALITQFGASQLVDMRVWVEEVEGTASEIPSAKV from the coding sequence ATGAAATTAATTGCTGGTGCCGAATTCACTTATCAAATTAAAGAACCTACGCCAGTAGTTACTATGCTTCGGCCTAGAAGTATGGAAGGTCAGTTTATTCAAGAAGACCGTTTAATTATTAGCCCATCTACCCATGTAACCGAATATTTTGATTGTTTTGGCAACTTGTGTCAACGAATGTTGTTGCCTGTTGGCGAGGTACATATCAAAACTGAGGTAGTAGCGGAAGTAGAGCATAGTATTGATTCAAACATTTCGGCAGAATATGTGCTAATCGAAAACCTGCCAAGCGATACCCTACAATACCTTTTTCCAAGCCGTTATTGTCAGTCCGATAGCTATGAAATAGGGCAATTGGCTATTTCTATCACAAAGAATATCTGGTCGGGTTATCAGCAAATTATGGCTATTCGTGAGTGGATTCACCAAAACATTGAATACCAATATGGAGTAACGTATTCAACTACAACGGCTTTGGATATTCTTCAGACCAAAGTGGGGGTTTGTCGTGATTTTACCCATTTGGCTATTTCGCTTTGTCGGAGTATTAATATTCCTTCAAGAATGGTTGTAGGATATGTCAAAGACCTGAAATTCATGGATTTGCACGCATGGTTTGAGGTGTTTTTGGGGGGTAAATGGTACACCTTCGATGCCGTTCAGGAGCGAACTACAGGAGGGCGTATTGTGATTGCCTACGGGCGAGATGCCACCGACGTAGCGTTGATTACTCAATTTGGGGCATCACAGTTGGTTGATATGCGAGTTTGGGTTGAGGAGGTAGAGGGTACAGCTAGCGAAATCCCATCAGCCAAAGTATAA
- a CDS encoding sensor histidine kinase, protein MKKLLNITSNFHLAISCGVLVIGCSLFYLTIRQIIDEEVTEELYQNQAKVVHWFHQNEHLPPHILLLGDSLHWEITTYKTPEILKDTNLYNYTEQEIEPYRQLSFTIPKNKILYRVTLYKLLIENQPIISSIAISMSTILAMLFLAIMLINRRYYQYLWQPFYNSLSLVKKFQLADKHVLSFPKSNIAEFDSLNNTLSRLLNRINNDYLQLKEFTENASHEIQTPMAIIQAKIEVLMQESSLTESQLKNLLSISEAVNRLSKLNATLLLLTKIENGQFQEGSIPVNLSKVLEQKLFDFDDFLSQFYVQTQIEPAVEVNSHPILLDILINNLLSNAYKHNQPTGTINVFLNQQHLSVSNTGHVLSIPEHKIFERFQKGNTSNKSFGLGLAIAKKICEQNHWEISYQFQDNKHSMTVYF, encoded by the coding sequence ATGAAAAAACTACTTAATATTACCTCCAATTTCCACTTGGCTATTTCCTGTGGGGTTCTTGTTATAGGCTGTTCTCTATTTTACTTAACTATTCGACAAATCATTGACGAGGAAGTTACCGAAGAGTTATATCAAAATCAAGCCAAAGTTGTTCATTGGTTTCACCAAAACGAACACCTTCCTCCGCACATTTTATTACTAGGTGATAGCCTCCATTGGGAAATCACCACATACAAAACACCCGAAATCCTCAAAGATACCAACCTTTATAATTATACCGAACAAGAAATAGAACCTTACCGACAACTTAGCTTTACTATACCCAAAAACAAAATTTTATACCGAGTTACGCTATACAAACTTCTCATTGAAAATCAGCCTATTATATCATCCATTGCAATATCTATGAGTACTATTCTGGCTATGCTTTTTTTGGCTATCATGCTTATCAACAGGCGATATTATCAATACCTTTGGCAACCTTTTTACAATAGTTTGTCTTTAGTAAAAAAGTTTCAATTAGCCGACAAGCACGTTTTGAGTTTTCCCAAAAGTAATATTGCAGAATTTGATTCACTCAACAATACGCTATCACGTTTGCTCAATCGTATCAATAACGACTATCTACAACTCAAAGAGTTTACAGAAAATGCTTCTCACGAAATTCAAACACCAATGGCTATTATACAAGCCAAGATTGAGGTATTAATGCAAGAATCATCATTGACAGAATCACAGCTAAAAAACCTTTTAAGTATTTCGGAAGCTGTAAATAGGCTTTCAAAGCTCAACGCAACGCTGTTGTTGTTGACCAAAATAGAAAATGGACAGTTTCAGGAAGGGAGTATCCCTGTCAATCTTTCAAAGGTACTAGAACAAAAACTTTTTGATTTTGATGATTTTTTGAGTCAATTCTATGTCCAAACCCAAATAGAGCCTGCTGTTGAGGTGAATAGCCACCCCATATTGTTAGATATTCTTATCAACAACCTTCTTTCTAATGCCTACAAGCATAACCAACCTACAGGCACAATCAACGTTTTTCTCAATCAGCAACACCTAAGCGTAAGCAATACAGGACACGTATTATCGATTCCTGAACATAAGATTTTTGAGCGTTTTCAAAAAGGCAATACCTCTAATAAGTCATTTGGCTTGGGATTGGCTATTGCTAAAAAAATTTGTGAGCAAAACCATTGGGAAATTTCCTATCAATTTCAGGACAACAAACATAGTATGACTGTCTATTTTTAA
- a CDS encoding S9 family peptidase gives MKKLSALLLCLGLVPSLILAQTPQKRKLQPNDVYKIKTVSDPRVSPDGNWISYTLTSVDSSKNKRSSDVWMISWDGQQNVQLTNSPDGESQAKWSPDNKYISFVSSRNSTTGSQIWLLDRRGGEGKQLTNLKNGDLEEYAWSPDGKKIALVIQTQPDTIKHKTPKPFATDRFLFKKDIEGYLEKRPTHIFLLDIATKKLDTLTKGNYDETSIAWSPDGTQIAFISNRTADPDRNENTDVFVVDAKPNSTIKQLTTWTGRDFAPTWSPDSKQIAYLQTTSSEDYIMYDQAILAVINKDGGQPTLLSKSLDRPVNSPRWTKDGKAINVLVVDDRQRYVAEYSLSGQFKRITTDNAIYTSLEQHPNGSLFSLVTNSQRPAEIYALENAVPRRLTNHHEEFFKNIELASVEGFSSKGKDGVTVSNILYRPSGIDTKKKLPTIFFIHGGPVAQDEYSFDLSRQMLAAAGYAVVAVNYRGSNGRGLDYCKVISADWGNKEVIDILSAVDYTVKNGIADPEKLGIGGWSYGGILTNYAIASDTRFKAAASGAGVAMVSSMYGVDQYILQYEHELGAPWKNFQKYIQLSYPFLKADKIKTPTQFMVGESDHNVPAVGSEQMYQAFKSIGIPTELIVYPNQFHGITVPSYQVDRFERYIKWFDKYLK, from the coding sequence ATGAAAAAACTTTCCGCTTTATTGCTTTGTCTTGGTTTAGTACCTAGCCTTATTTTGGCACAAACACCCCAAAAACGAAAACTTCAGCCCAATGATGTTTATAAAATCAAGACTGTTTCTGACCCTCGTGTATCGCCCGATGGCAACTGGATTTCGTACACCCTCACTTCGGTAGATTCTAGTAAAAACAAACGCTCGTCAGATGTTTGGATGATTAGTTGGGATGGCCAGCAAAATGTACAGCTAACCAATAGCCCCGACGGTGAATCGCAGGCCAAATGGAGTCCCGACAACAAGTATATTTCGTTTGTGTCGTCACGAAATAGCACCACAGGAAGTCAAATATGGCTACTAGACCGCCGTGGTGGTGAAGGTAAACAGCTAACAAATCTTAAAAATGGGGATTTAGAAGAATACGCTTGGTCGCCCGATGGCAAAAAAATTGCCTTGGTGATTCAAACTCAACCCGACACCATAAAACACAAAACACCTAAGCCTTTTGCTACCGACCGTTTCCTTTTCAAAAAAGATATAGAAGGCTATCTCGAAAAAAGACCTACGCATATTTTCTTGTTGGATATAGCTACCAAAAAACTAGATACCCTTACCAAAGGAAATTATGACGAAACATCAATAGCATGGTCGCCCGATGGTACACAGATTGCCTTTATTAGCAATCGTACCGCCGACCCCGACCGCAACGAAAACACCGATGTGTTTGTGGTAGATGCCAAGCCCAATAGTACAATCAAACAGCTTACTACTTGGACAGGGCGTGACTTTGCCCCTACTTGGAGCCCCGACAGCAAACAAATTGCTTATTTGCAAACAACCTCGTCGGAAGATTATATCATGTACGACCAAGCCATTTTGGCTGTAATTAATAAAGACGGTGGCCAGCCTACCCTATTAAGCAAAAGCCTCGATCGGCCTGTCAATTCGCCTCGCTGGACAAAAGATGGCAAGGCTATCAATGTTTTGGTAGTCGACGACCGCCAACGCTATGTGGCCGAATATAGCCTTTCAGGACAATTTAAACGCATTACTACCGACAACGCAATTTATACGTCTTTAGAGCAACACCCCAACGGCTCGTTGTTTTCGTTAGTAACCAACTCGCAACGTCCTGCCGAAATCTATGCTCTTGAAAATGCCGTGCCACGACGCTTGACCAATCATCATGAAGAGTTTTTCAAAAATATAGAGCTAGCTTCGGTAGAAGGATTCAGCTCGAAAGGTAAAGATGGGGTAACGGTATCGAATATACTTTACAGGCCATCGGGCATCGATACCAAGAAAAAATTACCTACAATTTTCTTTATTCATGGTGGGCCAGTAGCACAAGACGAATACAGTTTTGATTTGAGCAGGCAAATGTTAGCTGCTGCAGGCTATGCGGTAGTAGCTGTTAATTACCGAGGTAGCAATGGCCGAGGCTTGGATTACTGCAAGGTGATTAGTGCCGACTGGGGCAATAAAGAGGTAATTGATATTTTGAGTGCGGTAGACTATACCGTAAAAAATGGTATTGCCGACCCCGAAAAACTAGGTATTGGAGGCTGGAGTTACGGTGGTATCCTTACCAACTATGCTATTGCTAGCGATACTCGATTTAAGGCGGCAGCAAGTGGTGCAGGGGTTGCTATGGTATCGTCGATGTATGGAGTTGACCAATATATTTTGCAGTACGAACACGAATTAGGCGCACCTTGGAAAAACTTCCAGAAGTACATTCAGCTTTCGTATCCATTCTTAAAAGCCGATAAAATCAAAACGCCAACCCAGTTTATGGTTGGTGAAAGCGACCACAACGTACCCGCTGTAGGTAGTGAACAAATGTATCAAGCCTTTAAAAGCATTGGTATTCCTACAGAATTGATTGTTTATCCTAACCAATTTCATGGTATTACAGTGCCTAGCTATCAGGTAGATAGATTTGAAAGATATATCAAATGGTTTGATAAATACCTAAAATAG
- a CDS encoding response regulator transcription factor, protein MKLLIIEDEIPLLESIIHYFGQEGHICEIAPNWETAMEKVQLYEYDCIVVDINLPDGNGLSIIRHLKKELSEVGIIIISAQNALNDRLVGLELGADDYLTKPFHLAELNARIKSIIRRRNFQGNTSITFEEIVVWPSEMLVTIHDKTLILTKKEFDLLMYLIVNKNKVLTKTAIAENLWGDSADMLDNHDFIYTHIKNLRKKMLESGGNDYIQSVYGMGYKFGK, encoded by the coding sequence ATGAAGCTGTTAATCATTGAAGATGAAATACCCCTCCTCGAATCCATTATCCATTATTTTGGGCAAGAAGGTCATATTTGCGAAATAGCTCCCAATTGGGAAACTGCTATGGAAAAAGTACAGCTCTATGAATATGATTGTATTGTTGTTGACATAAACCTTCCTGATGGCAATGGTTTGTCCATTATTCGCCACCTCAAAAAAGAACTTTCAGAAGTAGGAATTATTATTATTTCTGCTCAAAATGCACTCAACGACCGCCTAGTGGGTCTTGAGCTTGGGGCCGATGACTATTTAACCAAGCCATTTCATTTGGCCGAACTCAACGCCCGTATCAAATCTATTATTCGCCGACGAAATTTTCAGGGTAATACTTCCATTACATTTGAAGAAATCGTTGTGTGGCCTAGCGAAATGCTTGTAACAATTCATGATAAAACTCTTATCTTAACCAAAAAAGAATTTGACTTACTCATGTATCTGATAGTCAATAAAAATAAAGTATTAACCAAAACAGCCATTGCCGAAAACCTTTGGGGCGATAGTGCCGATATGCTCGACAATCACGATTTTATTTATACCCATATCAAAAACTTGCGAAAAAAAATGCTGGAAAGTGGTGGCAATGATTACATTCAGTCGGTTTATGGAATGGGATACAAATTTGGGAAATGA
- a CDS encoding SDR family oxidoreductase: protein MANWHLKGKKALITGGTKGIGKATATEFLQLGAEVLIIARNGEEIKACLQEWQTMGFTAQGIAADVCSAYDQENYIFPILKEWKSLDILVNNVGTNIRKEFIEYEAEEIRQIFETNIFSAISMTKLCFEFLEKSTEASVINVSSVAALVDVASGTPYGMTKAAELQFTRNLAVEWAKYNIRVNAVSPWYTRTPLTETVLNQPARLQKIIDKTPLNRVAEPEEMATAITFLALKASSYITGHNLVVDGGMTIKTL from the coding sequence ATGGCAAACTGGCATTTAAAGGGTAAAAAAGCTCTTATTACAGGCGGTACAAAAGGTATAGGCAAGGCTACAGCTACCGAATTTCTGCAACTAGGGGCAGAAGTATTAATTATAGCTCGCAATGGTGAAGAAATCAAGGCCTGTCTTCAAGAATGGCAAACAATGGGATTTACAGCACAAGGTATTGCAGCCGATGTTTGTAGTGCCTATGACCAAGAAAATTATATATTCCCTATTTTGAAAGAATGGAAATCGCTTGATATTTTGGTCAATAATGTTGGAACAAATATCCGCAAAGAATTTATCGAATACGAAGCAGAAGAAATCAGACAAATATTTGAAACCAATATTTTTAGTGCTATCAGTATGACAAAACTCTGTTTTGAGTTTTTAGAAAAAAGCACTGAAGCCAGCGTTATCAATGTAAGCTCGGTAGCAGCCTTAGTAGATGTTGCTTCTGGTACACCTTACGGCATGACCAAGGCAGCCGAATTGCAATTTACTCGTAATTTGGCCGTCGAATGGGCCAAATACAATATTCGTGTCAATGCCGTTTCGCCATGGTACACCCGTACGCCATTAACAGAAACGGTACTAAATCAGCCAGCAAGGTTGCAGAAGATTATCGACAAAACCCCACTCAACCGTGTGGCCGAACCCGAAGAAATGGCTACAGCTATTACTTTTTTAGCATTGAAGGCTTCTTCCTATATTACAGGTCATAATTTGGTGGTAGATGGCGGTATGACCATAAAAACCTTGTAG